A stretch of Mesorhizobium sp. M2A.F.Ca.ET.046.03.2.1 DNA encodes these proteins:
- a CDS encoding dimethylarginine dimethylaminohydrolase family protein, translating into MTVHDRIVAEPFSLQRRNPNGGTKPLTAWGFANETDVLTDVLLGSPNFLRHLSTSSLSRKHLREAPCNIQIAQAQHKDLVAAYEHFGVNIHWHEPTPELPMQVYSRDSSVMTPYGAFITAMANWWRRGENYAAIRTYEKLGIPIYDMVTAGTFEGGDFNVIEEGVVLIGCGGARTQEEGARQVKEWFDKEGWETRLAFIDEYYVHIDLMVVPIAEKLTAVCLACTEPGIVDWLKGKGHEIIDVPFQDTMALGCNFMSLGKDRVIAPTSSKTLIGQLKARGIEVAAVDMSEISKTGGGIHCMAQALKRVPA; encoded by the coding sequence ATGACCGTCCATGACCGCATCGTCGCCGAGCCCTTCTCGCTGCAGCGCCGCAACCCCAATGGCGGCACCAAGCCGCTGACCGCCTGGGGCTTCGCCAACGAGACCGATGTGCTGACTGACGTGCTGCTCGGCTCGCCGAACTTCCTGCGCCACCTGTCGACCAGCTCGCTATCCAGGAAACATCTGCGCGAGGCGCCCTGCAACATCCAGATCGCTCAGGCGCAGCATAAGGACCTCGTCGCAGCCTACGAGCATTTCGGCGTCAATATCCACTGGCACGAGCCGACGCCGGAACTGCCGATGCAGGTCTATTCGCGCGACTCCAGCGTCATGACGCCCTACGGCGCCTTCATCACCGCCATGGCCAACTGGTGGCGGCGCGGCGAGAACTACGCCGCCATCCGCACCTATGAGAAGCTCGGCATCCCGATCTACGACATGGTGACGGCCGGCACCTTCGAAGGTGGCGACTTCAACGTCATCGAGGAGGGCGTCGTGCTGATCGGCTGCGGCGGCGCCCGCACCCAGGAAGAAGGCGCCCGCCAGGTGAAGGAATGGTTCGACAAGGAAGGCTGGGAGACGCGTCTTGCCTTCATCGACGAATATTATGTCCACATCGATCTGATGGTGGTGCCGATCGCCGAAAAGCTCACCGCCGTCTGCCTCGCCTGCACCGAGCCCGGCATCGTCGACTGGCTGAAAGGCAAGGGCCATGAGATCATCGACGTGCCCTTCCAGGACACGATGGCGCTCGGCTGCAACTTCATGTCGCTCGGCAAGGACAGGGTGATCGCGCCCACGTCGAGCAAGACGCTGATTGGCCAGCTGAAGGCGCGCGGCATCGAGGTCGCGGCCGTCGACATGAGCGAGATCTCCAAGACCGGCGGCGGCATCCACTGCATGGCGCAGGCGCTGAAGCGCGTGCCGGCGTAA
- a CDS encoding amidohydrolase, whose protein sequence is MDKPVTSSAQETALACIDGIQPLLSAWTRTIFDFGETAWREYQSAAWYVERLKREGFSVEEGSGGMPTAFCAHWTNGDGPVIGMYGEYDAVPGNCQDAATVKRPREGLGFQAGGHTDPHSGLGIGSLGGLLATKAAMLEHGIKGTLRFTGEPAEKVRGSKPIHAAKGYYDGLAGMISFHPFYMLPLCNTARWDTHCGAAYSMIYRFVCDEPENWGRAASDAAPIPQAHSAVRAPGANDALMMMYMASKALRDSMLTHQGGWSISEAILTAGQATADNLPAGLAEIQYMIRVPTIAMAEQVTAVLDRNAEAAARMSGCRYERHWVSKSRPGLANHAMADITYQALSTVGAPQWNEEARAIGREVQVNAGGEATENPFIDELERLIAPQEAEAILRRDLPPSQVNSTSDDYTDMSWHAPTSRFYIARPALRAAKGHVYPSWAMNALGGISATIDPMVTCAAKTVALTALRLLEDKAARDAAMDEFVRRTGGGIGGSNWIAPLCDYEPPINFRWPEYVTTARGRDWWIPAASTA, encoded by the coding sequence ATGGACAAACCGGTGACGAGTTCAGCGCAGGAAACCGCGCTTGCCTGCATCGACGGCATCCAGCCGCTGCTGTCGGCCTGGACGCGCACCATCTTCGATTTCGGCGAGACCGCCTGGCGCGAATATCAATCGGCGGCCTGGTATGTCGAGCGGCTGAAGCGCGAAGGCTTCTCGGTCGAGGAAGGCTCCGGCGGCATGCCGACGGCCTTCTGCGCCCACTGGACGAATGGCGACGGCCCGGTGATCGGCATGTATGGCGAGTATGACGCCGTGCCCGGCAACTGCCAGGACGCCGCGACGGTGAAGCGGCCGCGAGAAGGCTTGGGATTTCAGGCCGGCGGCCACACCGATCCGCATTCGGGCCTCGGCATCGGCAGCCTCGGCGGGTTGCTCGCGACTAAGGCGGCGATGCTGGAGCATGGCATCAAGGGCACGCTGCGCTTCACCGGCGAGCCGGCCGAGAAGGTGCGGGGCTCGAAACCGATCCATGCGGCAAAAGGCTATTATGACGGCCTTGCCGGCATGATCTCCTTCCATCCCTTCTACATGCTGCCGCTCTGCAACACCGCGCGCTGGGACACGCATTGCGGCGCCGCCTATTCGATGATCTACCGCTTCGTCTGCGACGAGCCCGAGAATTGGGGCCGCGCGGCAAGCGACGCAGCACCCATCCCGCAGGCGCATTCGGCGGTGCGGGCGCCCGGCGCCAATGACGCGCTGATGATGATGTACATGGCCTCCAAGGCGCTGCGCGATTCCATGCTCACCCATCAGGGCGGCTGGTCGATCAGCGAGGCGATCCTGACGGCAGGGCAGGCGACCGCCGACAATCTGCCGGCCGGCCTTGCCGAGATCCAGTACATGATCCGCGTGCCGACCATCGCCATGGCCGAACAGGTGACCGCGGTGCTCGACCGTAACGCCGAAGCCGCTGCCAGGATGAGCGGCTGCCGCTACGAGCGTCATTGGGTCTCGAAGTCGCGGCCGGGGCTCGCCAACCACGCCATGGCCGATATCACCTATCAGGCGCTCTCCACTGTCGGCGCGCCGCAATGGAACGAAGAGGCGAGGGCGATCGGGCGCGAGGTCCAGGTCAATGCCGGCGGCGAGGCGACCGAAAACCCGTTCATCGACGAGCTGGAGCGGCTTATCGCGCCGCAGGAGGCCGAGGCGATCCTGCGCCGCGACCTGCCGCCCTCGCAGGTGAACTCCACCTCCGACGACTACACCGACATGAGCTGGCACGCGCCGACATCGCGTTTCTACATCGCCCGCCCGGCGCTGCGCGCGGCCAAGGGCCATGTCTATCCATCCTGGGCGATGAACGCGCTGGGCGGCATCTCCGCCACCATCGATCCGATGGTCACCTGCGCCGCCAAGACGGTCGCGCTGACGGCACTGCGCCTGCTGGAGGACAAGGCCGCGCGCGATGCCGCGATGGACGAGTTCGTCAGGCGGACCGGCGGCGGCATCGGCGGCTCGAACTGGATCGCGCCGCTCTGCGACTATGAACCGCCGATCAACTTCCGCTGGCCGGAATATGTCACCACCGCGCGCGGGCGCGACTGGTGGATCCCGGCCGCTTCCACCGCATGA
- a CDS encoding LysR substrate-binding domain-containing protein — protein MRIPSTQALRALDSFARHGSVWRAADELHLTRSAVSHQLRLLERDLGFDLLQRIGKGVALTPRGQRYAADVRKALTVLGDAGTHNNGAGVGGSFAISCPPGFASMFLCTHIGEFQQMYPDVALSVLTPRRLDDVSNPDADAFIAFGVGNWPNRAVELLCEVSFTPLCSPRLLNKVGGFSKPADVLRASLLHLSDTEDWARWLALSKVENPDTEGGIFFSDMNLVFSAAIAGQGIALGDELTGRQALSEGRLVKPFEATIPSPRSYFLVFEHAKAGHPVLNAFGDWLRAKLSESRV, from the coding sequence TTGCGAATACCCTCCACGCAGGCGCTGCGCGCCCTCGACAGTTTTGCCCGTCACGGCAGCGTATGGCGCGCCGCCGACGAGCTTCACCTCACCCGCAGCGCCGTCTCGCATCAGCTACGGCTGCTTGAGCGCGACCTCGGCTTCGATCTCCTGCAGCGCATCGGCAAGGGCGTGGCGCTGACGCCGCGCGGCCAGCGCTACGCGGCCGACGTCAGGAAGGCGCTGACCGTGCTCGGCGACGCGGGGACGCACAACAACGGTGCCGGCGTCGGCGGCTCCTTCGCCATCTCCTGCCCGCCGGGCTTCGCCTCGATGTTCCTGTGCACGCATATCGGCGAGTTCCAGCAAATGTATCCGGATGTGGCGCTGTCGGTGCTCACGCCGCGGCGGCTCGACGACGTCTCAAATCCGGACGCCGACGCCTTCATCGCCTTCGGGGTCGGCAACTGGCCGAACCGGGCCGTGGAACTGCTCTGCGAAGTCTCCTTCACGCCGCTCTGCAGTCCAAGGCTGCTCAACAAGGTCGGCGGCTTTTCCAAACCCGCCGACGTGCTGCGCGCCAGCCTGCTCCATCTCAGCGACACCGAGGACTGGGCGCGCTGGCTGGCGCTGTCCAAGGTGGAAAATCCCGATACCGAAGGCGGCATCTTCTTTTCCGACATGAACCTCGTCTTCTCGGCGGCGATCGCCGGCCAGGGCATTGCGCTGGGCGACGAGCTGACCGGCCGCCAGGCGCTGAGCGAAGGCCGGCTGGTCAAGCCTTTCGAGGCGACCATCCCCTCGCCGCGCTCCTATTTCCTTGTCTTCGAGCACGCCAAGGCGGGGCACCCGGTGCTCAACGCCTTCGGCGACTGGCTGAGGGCGAAGCTGTCGGAGAGCAGGGTTTAG